A single window of Acidobacteriota bacterium DNA harbors:
- a CDS encoding glycosyltransferase family 9 protein — protein sequence MDNPLFGERFQKRFFGLSSVLTTRFPRLGATILDSTLVPLIGSPLLTWHARRHNLRLLKNVREFRRILVLADIHIGDAVMMQAPVSALRDFLPDAEIDYVTMKGIFSLIEGNPDITRVVPLYTGSPLPSDRDRQGVRECIAQGAYDICFNFSPFFDGSDLFPPDLAVIHFLSHASVLVHNEFHPVAPNHFLYQAHSFVRELLSSLFRPKRDVPFTGVSIHLSDAAVDQAEGFLRGAGIAGNAPLVMLNPDAASPYTRVPFDEQVGLLKQLSALAVPILMAAGHSEANIGVRLRDALPAAQQRHIHIIPPTMPLDAWSALIDRADAFVSADTGPLHLGAARKVSRSGSRTFRNRTAIHGIFGATPARMSGYDSALPGFLPANQDAPSHTYVAGSPCRNITCLNKLYKTCQTVRCFEVTDIDAIGSRIRAEISTLRHA from the coding sequence ATGGACAACCCGCTGTTCGGGGAACGGTTTCAGAAGAGGTTCTTCGGCCTTTCCAGCGTGCTCACGACCCGTTTCCCTCGTCTGGGCGCCACGATTCTCGATTCGACCCTGGTTCCTTTGATCGGAAGCCCCCTGCTGACCTGGCATGCCCGTCGACACAATCTGAGGCTTCTGAAGAACGTGCGTGAATTCAGGCGCATCCTCGTCCTCGCCGACATCCACATCGGCGATGCCGTGATGATGCAGGCCCCGGTGTCGGCTCTGCGCGACTTTCTTCCGGACGCCGAAATCGACTATGTCACGATGAAGGGCATCTTCAGCCTCATCGAGGGCAATCCTGACATCACGCGCGTCGTGCCCCTCTACACCGGCTCTCCGCTGCCGTCGGACCGTGACCGCCAGGGCGTTCGCGAATGCATTGCTCAAGGAGCCTACGACATCTGTTTCAATTTCAGTCCGTTCTTCGATGGTTCGGACCTGTTCCCGCCCGATCTGGCCGTCATCCATTTTCTGAGCCATGCCTCGGTCCTGGTTCACAACGAGTTCCACCCGGTCGCTCCCAATCATTTTCTCTATCAGGCACACAGCTTCGTTCGTGAACTGCTGTCGTCGTTGTTCCGGCCCAAACGGGACGTGCCATTCACGGGCGTTTCAATCCATCTGTCCGATGCCGCAGTCGACCAGGCTGAAGGCTTCCTTCGAGGCGCCGGGATCGCCGGGAACGCTCCATTGGTCATGCTGAATCCGGACGCTGCCTCCCCCTATACGCGGGTGCCGTTTGATGAACAGGTGGGGTTGCTGAAACAACTGTCAGCGCTCGCGGTGCCCATTCTGATGGCCGCGGGGCATTCCGAAGCGAATATTGGTGTCCGGCTCAGGGACGCCCTCCCGGCCGCGCAGCAGCGCCACATCCACATCATCCCGCCAACGATGCCTCTGGACGCCTGGTCGGCATTGATCGATCGGGCCGACGCATTCGTGTCTGCTGACACAGGCCCCCTGCACCTCGGAGCCGCCCGAAAGGTGTCGAGATCCGGATCCCGCACGTTCCGCAACCGGACGGCCATTCACGGTATCTTCGGCGCCACGCCGGCTCGGATGTCGGGATACGATTCGGCTCTTCCCGGTTTTCTGCCCGCCAATCAGGATGCGCCGTCGCACACCTACGTTGCCGGCAGTCCGTGCCGGAACATCACGTGCTTGAACAAGCTCTACAAGACCTGCCAGACTGTCCGCTGCTTCGAGGTGACGGACATCGACGCCATCGGCTCGAGGATCCGAGCCGAGATTTCGACGTTACGTCACGCCTGA
- a CDS encoding LysE family transporter has product MTLMLLFLLAFTLGFVSAIPLGGSQVEVARRALGGHPWAAVAVAMGSASSDVMYGCVAFFGIAPFLSRPGIMAWFYLAGGVVLLALACFSFRQSRTLHQLDVSHPMLRRKHLSYVVGFVLAVSNPQMIITWLIGKGIAEQLGVVTVFTPGQSAMFVAAGGLGLMSYLVGLAFVLSRLKRFIPVSALRRTYYWLGFILIGLSSLFLLGCVRIWLARQGG; this is encoded by the coding sequence ATGACTCTGATGCTCCTGTTCCTCCTGGCGTTCACGTTGGGGTTTGTGAGCGCCATTCCCCTGGGCGGTTCTCAGGTCGAGGTGGCGCGGCGCGCTCTGGGCGGGCATCCGTGGGCCGCCGTCGCGGTCGCCATGGGTTCGGCCAGTTCAGACGTGATGTACGGCTGTGTGGCGTTCTTCGGAATCGCTCCTTTCCTGTCCAGGCCGGGCATCATGGCGTGGTTCTATCTGGCGGGAGGGGTGGTGCTGCTGGCGCTGGCCTGCTTCAGCTTCAGGCAGAGCAGGACGCTTCATCAACTCGACGTCAGCCACCCGATGCTGCGCAGGAAGCATCTGTCCTACGTCGTCGGATTCGTTCTGGCCGTCTCCAATCCCCAGATGATCATCACGTGGCTGATTGGGAAGGGCATCGCGGAACAACTGGGCGTTGTCACGGTGTTCACGCCCGGACAGTCGGCGATGTTCGTGGCGGCCGGCGGCCTGGGGCTGATGAGCTACCTGGTCGGCCTGGCATTCGTCTTGAGCCGGCTCAAGCGGTTCATTCCCGTCAGCGCGTTGAGACGAACCTACTATTGGCTCGGATTCATCCTGATCGGACTGTCTTCGCTGTTCCTCCTCGGCTGCGTAAGAATATGGCTCGCGAGACAAGGCGGTTGA
- the thiM gene encoding hydroxyethylthiazole kinase, protein MTTPSAVWSDVVCIRETAPLVHNITNFVVMNTTANALLAIGASPVMAHAIDEVEDMVRLAGALVINIGTLSPAWVDAMVRAGKEASRIGIPIVVDPVGAGATRYRTETAQRLGRDVAPAIIRGNASEIRALVQADATTRGVDSMHATGESIEHARRVAGQYRCAVSMSGATDIIVSADATARVDNGHPMMPRVTGLGCAATALTGAFAAVNPSAFEAALHAMIVMGVAGEIAAERAAGPGSFWVQFLDALYALQQSDITARMRASDG, encoded by the coding sequence ATGACAACACCATCGGCGGTTTGGAGCGATGTGGTCTGCATTCGCGAGACGGCGCCGCTCGTCCACAACATCACGAACTTCGTCGTCATGAACACGACGGCCAACGCGTTGCTTGCCATCGGAGCTTCGCCCGTGATGGCGCACGCGATCGACGAAGTGGAAGACATGGTGCGCCTGGCGGGGGCGCTCGTCATCAACATCGGGACGCTGAGCCCGGCCTGGGTGGATGCGATGGTGAGGGCGGGGAAGGAAGCGTCGCGGATCGGGATTCCGATCGTCGTCGATCCGGTCGGCGCGGGTGCGACGCGCTACAGGACGGAGACGGCGCAGCGCCTGGGCCGTGACGTGGCGCCGGCCATCATTCGAGGCAACGCATCTGAGATTCGGGCGCTGGTGCAGGCTGATGCGACAACCCGGGGCGTCGACAGCATGCATGCAACCGGAGAGTCGATCGAGCACGCGCGCCGCGTGGCCGGCCAGTACCGCTGCGCCGTGTCGATGAGCGGAGCGACCGACATCATCGTCTCCGCCGATGCGACCGCGCGCGTCGACAACGGCCATCCGATGATGCCGCGCGTGACCGGACTCGGCTGCGCCGCCACGGCGCTGACAGGCGCGTTTGCGGCGGTCAATCCGTCCGCCTTCGAGGCGGCCCTGCACGCGATGATCGTGATGGGGGTCGCGGGCGAAATCGCCGCTGAGCGGGCCGCCGGGCCTGGCAGTTTCTGGGTCCAGTTCCTGGATGCGCTCTACGCGCTCCAGCAATCCGACATCACCGCGCGCATGAGGGCCAGCGACGGATGA
- a CDS encoding LysE family translocator, with translation MMPDSRFLAFAGISALLVLSPGATLAVVTETAIAEGRVAALFTVLGVGIGNSTLALGSALGMSLVLHRWPWALDAVKVGGAVYLSFLGLRGLWFGVRGRGPDRQAGGEPHAAPCAPGRSHIGRGIMTNMLNPPVVLFYMTLLPQFIDASDPLFARFLLLAATHVSMSLAWQSSCAIAASAVADRFARPAVRRTLEATTGAVLVFLGVRLLFR, from the coding sequence ATGATGCCCGATTCGCGCTTCCTCGCCTTCGCGGGCATCTCGGCGCTCCTCGTGTTGAGCCCGGGTGCCACGCTGGCCGTGGTCACCGAGACGGCGATCGCCGAAGGCCGTGTGGCCGCTCTGTTCACGGTACTGGGTGTCGGCATCGGCAACTCGACGCTGGCGCTCGGGTCGGCGCTTGGGATGTCGCTCGTGCTGCATCGGTGGCCGTGGGCGCTTGACGCCGTGAAGGTCGGCGGTGCCGTGTATCTCAGCTTCCTTGGTCTGCGAGGGCTCTGGTTCGGCGTCAGAGGACGCGGACCTGATCGCCAGGCGGGCGGTGAACCGCACGCGGCACCCTGCGCGCCGGGGCGCAGCCACATCGGGCGCGGCATCATGACCAACATGCTCAATCCGCCGGTTGTGCTGTTCTATATGACCCTGCTCCCGCAGTTCATCGACGCCAGCGATCCCCTCTTCGCGCGCTTCCTGCTGCTCGCCGCCACACACGTGTCGATGAGTCTCGCGTGGCAATCGAGCTGCGCGATCGCCGCCAGCGCGGTCGCCGATCGGTTTGCGCGGCCTGCGGTCAGGCGGACGCTCGAGGCCACGACCGGCGCAGTGCTGGTCTTCCTCGGCGTGCGGCTGCTCTTTCGCTGA
- a CDS encoding efflux RND transporter permease subunit yields the protein MTSTSRLGRFSSRYSVAIAFVCLALCLGGGYAAFHIPSSVFPQTNFPRVVILVDNGVMPADEMMATITRPIEESMKDIPGSVTVRSATGRGSAEISVFFTWSVDMTQSELYVLSRLSQIRSTLPPSATTAVFRLTFSAFPIVGVSLTSPTRSTTALWETARYNLKLRFLQIPGVARVDLVGGRTPEFHVIVDPVRLQAAGIGLTQITEALTKNNLVAPTGMHEENHTLYLAVVDGRLHGAGDIENLVVAVVSGTPIRVRDVARVERGPEPVFNVVTADGVNAVLLNIRSQPDGSTLDIASRLREELQALKRELPPDMKLAFFYDQSVIVSESVRSVWEAIAFGLILSIVIIYLFLKNWGTTLVATLVIPITVLITLVAMKMMGLTFNLMTLGGIAAAIGLVIDDAIVVVEAIHAKLMSGLKTTDAVQEAIREIVRPLVGSTLTPVVVFIPLAFLDGITGVFFRALALTMVVSLLTSLVLAVTLTPSLATWLVRRRPHAVEGHDVEEGGFLFRRVIHVYEKAVRLALRHQWLTASVCAIVLAGGAGLYSQLESEFLPPMDEGGFVIDYFTPPGTSLSETHRQLVQAEAILVKTPEVESYSRRTGARLALSIAEPNTGDFLVKLKPDRTRKTDEVISELRQKFNTELPGVNWEFPGILGDLIGDLMWAPKPIEIKLFSTDTAFLKQHAPEIEAQLKKIRGVVDSFDGLVYAGSSISLKVRQADAARFGLTADDIATSVNIAMLGETASTVLEGDRVVGVRVKIDPSRLDRLAVLKELPIRAPDGSEIRLSQVVDVVEEPGQLELRREDLRQNVAVTARLEGRDLGSAMAEIRETLGRQTSLPPGTIEYGGLYQQQQESFRNLLIVLGMAIVLVFTVLLVEFRSFLEPLAIVIGAVLAMFGTILALWLTGTSLNVVSFLGAIIGVGIVAKNGILMLDFVEQLVASGQPLQEALVQSGRRRLRPVLMTSMAAAMGMLPLAYGVGSGADMLKPLAVAVIGALCISVLLSLVATPTVYYLMRRLGDGETPAA from the coding sequence ATGACCAGCACCTCACGACTGGGTCGGTTTTCCTCTCGCTACAGCGTCGCCATAGCGTTCGTGTGCCTCGCCCTGTGCCTGGGTGGCGGGTACGCCGCGTTTCACATTCCTTCGTCTGTCTTTCCGCAAACGAACTTCCCGCGCGTCGTCATCCTCGTAGACAACGGCGTGATGCCGGCCGACGAAATGATGGCCACCATCACCCGACCCATCGAAGAATCGATGAAGGACATCCCCGGATCCGTGACGGTCCGGTCTGCCACCGGCCGGGGATCTGCCGAGATCAGCGTCTTCTTCACGTGGTCGGTCGACATGACCCAGTCGGAACTCTACGTCTTGAGCCGACTGTCGCAGATTCGCAGCACCCTGCCGCCATCGGCGACCACCGCGGTGTTCCGCCTCACCTTTTCCGCCTTCCCGATCGTCGGCGTCAGCTTGACCAGTCCCACCCGAAGCACGACCGCGCTCTGGGAAACCGCTCGGTACAACCTCAAGCTCCGGTTTCTCCAGATCCCAGGCGTGGCGCGCGTTGATCTGGTCGGTGGCCGCACGCCGGAATTCCACGTGATCGTTGATCCCGTGCGCCTGCAGGCCGCCGGGATCGGCCTGACACAGATCACCGAGGCGCTGACGAAGAACAACCTCGTGGCGCCCACGGGGATGCACGAGGAGAACCACACGCTGTACCTGGCCGTGGTGGACGGCCGCCTGCACGGTGCTGGCGACATCGAAAACCTGGTCGTCGCGGTCGTCAGCGGAACTCCAATCCGCGTCAGGGACGTGGCGCGCGTCGAACGCGGGCCGGAACCTGTGTTCAACGTTGTCACCGCCGACGGCGTCAACGCGGTTCTGCTGAACATCCGCAGTCAGCCGGACGGCAGCACGCTGGACATCGCGAGCCGCCTGCGAGAGGAACTCCAGGCCCTCAAGCGCGAATTGCCCCCCGACATGAAACTGGCGTTCTTCTACGACCAGTCGGTGATCGTCAGCGAGTCGGTGCGCAGCGTGTGGGAAGCGATTGCGTTCGGCTTGATCCTCTCGATCGTCATCATCTACCTCTTTCTGAAGAACTGGGGCACCACCCTGGTGGCCACCCTGGTCATTCCGATCACCGTGCTGATCACGCTGGTGGCGATGAAGATGATGGGGCTCACCTTCAATCTGATGACGCTTGGAGGCATCGCGGCCGCGATTGGTCTGGTCATCGACGATGCGATCGTCGTGGTGGAGGCGATTCACGCAAAGCTGATGAGCGGGCTGAAGACGACCGATGCCGTGCAGGAGGCCATTCGCGAGATTGTCAGGCCCCTGGTCGGGTCGACCCTGACGCCCGTCGTCGTGTTCATCCCGCTGGCCTTTCTGGACGGCATCACGGGAGTGTTCTTCCGCGCGCTCGCCCTCACGATGGTCGTGTCGCTTCTCACGTCGCTGGTGCTGGCCGTCACGCTGACGCCATCGCTGGCGACCTGGCTGGTGCGGCGGCGGCCGCACGCCGTCGAGGGCCATGATGTCGAAGAGGGCGGATTCCTCTTTCGGCGCGTCATCCATGTCTACGAGAAGGCCGTTCGGCTGGCGCTCCGGCATCAATGGCTGACGGCCAGCGTCTGCGCGATCGTGCTCGCCGGCGGGGCTGGTCTGTACTCGCAACTCGAGAGCGAGTTTCTGCCGCCCATGGATGAGGGCGGCTTCGTGATCGACTACTTCACGCCGCCGGGCACGAGCCTGTCAGAGACCCATCGGCAGTTGGTGCAGGCTGAAGCCATCCTGGTGAAGACGCCGGAGGTGGAGAGTTACTCGCGCCGAACCGGCGCGCGGCTGGCGCTGTCGATTGCCGAGCCCAACACCGGCGATTTCCTCGTCAAGCTCAAACCAGATCGTACCCGCAAGACCGACGAGGTCATCTCGGAACTGCGGCAGAAGTTCAACACCGAGCTGCCAGGAGTGAACTGGGAGTTCCCCGGGATCCTGGGCGACCTGATCGGCGACCTGATGTGGGCCCCAAAGCCCATCGAGATCAAACTCTTCTCGACCGACACCGCGTTTCTCAAGCAGCATGCTCCGGAGATCGAAGCGCAGCTCAAGAAGATCCGTGGCGTCGTGGACTCCTTCGATGGCCTCGTCTACGCGGGATCGTCAATCAGCCTCAAGGTCAGACAGGCTGACGCCGCGCGCTTCGGCTTGACCGCCGACGATATCGCGACGTCGGTCAACATCGCCATGCTCGGTGAGACGGCCTCGACCGTCCTCGAAGGCGACCGCGTCGTCGGCGTCCGCGTCAAGATCGATCCGTCGCGCCTCGACCGGCTGGCCGTCCTCAAGGAGTTGCCCATTCGTGCGCCGGACGGGAGCGAGATCCGTCTCTCGCAGGTGGTCGACGTCGTCGAAGAGCCGGGCCAGCTGGAACTGCGGCGGGAGGATCTGCGCCAGAACGTCGCCGTCACGGCGCGGCTGGAAGGACGCGATCTTGGCAGCGCGATGGCGGAGATCCGCGAAACGCTCGGCCGGCAGACCTCGCTGCCGCCAGGAACCATCGAGTACGGCGGGCTGTATCAGCAACAGCAGGAGTCGTTCCGCAACCTGTTGATTGTCCTCGGCATGGCCATCGTGCTGGTCTTTACGGTGTTGCTCGTGGAATTCCGTTCGTTTCTCGAGCCGCTCGCCATCGTCATCGGAGCCGTGCTGGCGATGTTCGGGACCATCCTCGCGCTGTGGCTCACCGGCACATCACTAAACGTCGTCTCGTTTCTTGGCGCGATCATCGGCGTCGGCATCGTCGCCAAGAACGGCATCCTGATGCTCGACTTCGTGGAGCAGCTCGTGGCGAGCGGTCAACCACTGCAGGAGGCCCTTGTGCAGTCGGGCCGGCGCCGGTTGCGGCCCGTCCTGATGACGTCGATGGCGGCGGCGATGGGTATGCTGCCGCTCGCGTACGGCGTCGGTTCTGGCGCCGACATGCTGAAGCCGCTGGCGGTCGCCGTGATCGGCGCGCTCTGCATCTCCGTGCTTCTGTCACTTGTGGCCACGCCCACGGTCTACTACCTGATGCGCCGGCTCGGCGACGGCGAGACACCAGCGGCGTAA
- a CDS encoding efflux RND transporter periplasmic adaptor subunit produces the protein MRRGAAFTLVIVAVVALAGIVAWRAMRSAPAEGDPESGPTVVAVRVAPLVKTTLRGYVPAWGTVEPQQATGTEPPASARIATPVAGIVAQASCAEGQRVAKGTVLFRLDSRVADVAVEKAKQAVQYAEREFARQQKLGAGEATSQRLFQEAEQNLTIARNEVANAEAQRALLVISSPLAGTVVHVAARPGDAVDLTSVLADVIDLDRLVIGAAVRSVDVARLRIGQPVEVSLGAQGSAALASQVISQRSTLVFIASQVDSKTDTVLVRASVPMGAGLRAGQFVNLRIVSEEHRDCLAVPVESVVTDADGSTIAIVTGDTAVKRAVNTGLRDGALVEVEGDGIKAGMTVVAAGAYGLPKETKVRVIRP, from the coding sequence ATGAGACGAGGCGCGGCGTTCACTCTGGTTATCGTGGCCGTGGTGGCTCTCGCGGGCATTGTGGCATGGCGGGCCATGCGTTCGGCCCCGGCGGAAGGCGATCCGGAATCGGGACCGACCGTCGTCGCCGTGCGGGTCGCCCCGCTCGTGAAGACGACGCTGCGAGGCTACGTGCCCGCGTGGGGGACGGTTGAGCCCCAGCAGGCGACCGGCACCGAGCCTCCGGCCAGCGCCCGCATTGCCACGCCCGTCGCCGGGATCGTGGCACAAGCGTCATGCGCCGAAGGGCAGCGTGTGGCAAAGGGGACGGTGCTGTTTCGCCTGGACAGCCGCGTCGCCGATGTTGCCGTCGAAAAGGCGAAGCAAGCGGTGCAATACGCCGAACGGGAATTTGCACGACAGCAGAAACTCGGCGCGGGCGAGGCCACCTCCCAACGGCTCTTCCAGGAAGCCGAACAGAATCTGACGATCGCCAGAAACGAGGTGGCCAACGCCGAAGCCCAGCGTGCGTTGCTTGTCATTTCGTCGCCGCTCGCCGGGACCGTCGTGCACGTGGCGGCGCGGCCGGGTGACGCCGTGGATCTGACAAGCGTACTGGCCGACGTGATCGATCTGGACCGTCTGGTCATCGGGGCCGCCGTTCGGAGCGTGGATGTGGCGAGGCTGAGGATCGGCCAGCCTGTCGAGGTATCACTCGGCGCGCAGGGGTCCGCCGCATTGGCCAGTCAGGTGATCAGCCAACGCAGCACGCTCGTCTTCATCGCGTCGCAGGTCGACAGCAAGACCGATACGGTACTGGTGCGTGCGTCGGTCCCGATGGGCGCGGGACTGCGTGCGGGCCAATTCGTGAATCTCCGAATCGTGTCCGAAGAGCACCGCGACTGCCTGGCTGTGCCCGTCGAGAGCGTCGTCACTGACGCCGACGGCAGCACGATCGCGATCGTCACCGGCGATACGGCCGTGAAGCGCGCGGTGAACACAGGACTGCGCGACGGAGCGCTCGTGGAGGTGGAAGGCGACGGGATCAAGGCTGGCATGACGGTGGTGGCTGCTGGCGCATACGGGCTGCCGAAGGAGACCAAGGTTCGGGTGATTCGCCCATGA
- a CDS encoding TolC family protein, giving the protein MSNGRGFLASGLGLLMVVVAGCVHYQPRPISALVNLDSIESRTLDNPDLGIFLRTNQHISAWPPKRWDVQALSLVGLYYNPDLDVARADWAVARAAGITAGERPNPNASLAPAFNSTTPASQVRPWILSLDLDFTIETAGKRGHRIAQARQLSRAAQLAIASAAWQVRSRVRQSLLGLFEAGETAALLETQQKLQSTVVELLDRQLAAGAISPFELTQARIALDTIRLASHDAARQRAEARGQLADALGISVHALDGAEFDFGLFRPLPKDLPAPDVRRQSLLNRSDILGALETYGASQAALQFEIARQYPDIHLGPGYQLDQTDNKWTLGLSGALPLFNRNRGPIAEAEARRTQAAARFTAVQAHAIGEIDVALATYRAALEKVTTAETLVAQSQKQERLTKASFDAGDLSRLDLSVIQLQLAVIQLARLDALVKTHQALGRLEDAIQRPTDLTEWVSTVMPRDPGQVRQ; this is encoded by the coding sequence ATGAGCAATGGCCGCGGGTTCCTGGCGTCTGGACTTGGACTTCTGATGGTGGTCGTGGCTGGTTGTGTACACTACCAGCCGAGGCCCATCTCGGCGCTTGTCAATCTGGATTCGATAGAGTCCCGGACGCTGGACAATCCTGATCTCGGGATCTTCCTCCGGACCAATCAACACATTTCCGCGTGGCCGCCGAAGCGATGGGATGTCCAGGCGCTCAGCCTGGTCGGCCTCTACTACAACCCCGATCTTGATGTGGCCCGGGCCGACTGGGCCGTCGCGCGTGCAGCCGGAATCACGGCCGGGGAGCGACCGAACCCGAACGCCAGCCTCGCCCCCGCTTTTAACTCCACGACGCCGGCCAGCCAGGTCCGTCCGTGGATTCTCTCGCTCGATCTGGATTTCACCATCGAGACGGCCGGCAAACGGGGGCATCGCATCGCGCAGGCCCGGCAGTTGTCGCGGGCTGCTCAACTCGCGATTGCGAGCGCGGCGTGGCAGGTGCGCAGCCGCGTGCGGCAGAGCCTGCTCGGCCTGTTCGAAGCCGGCGAGACAGCGGCGCTTCTCGAGACCCAGCAGAAGCTCCAATCGACCGTCGTCGAGCTGCTCGATCGGCAGCTCGCCGCCGGCGCCATCTCTCCGTTCGAGCTGACCCAGGCGCGGATCGCGCTCGATACCATCCGGCTCGCATCGCACGATGCAGCCAGGCAGCGCGCCGAAGCCAGGGGGCAGCTTGCTGACGCGCTGGGCATCAGCGTCCACGCACTCGATGGCGCCGAATTCGACTTCGGCCTGTTCCGGCCCCTGCCGAAGGATCTGCCGGCCCCGGATGTGCGGCGTCAGTCGCTGCTCAACCGGTCGGACATCCTGGGTGCGCTCGAGACCTACGGCGCCAGTCAGGCTGCGCTGCAGTTCGAGATCGCCAGACAGTACCCCGATATTCACCTGGGACCCGGCTACCAGTTGGACCAGACCGACAACAAGTGGACGCTTGGACTCTCGGGCGCGCTGCCGCTCTTCAATCGAAACCGGGGACCGATCGCCGAAGCCGAGGCGCGGCGCACGCAGGCCGCCGCGCGGTTCACCGCGGTGCAGGCGCATGCGATTGGCGAGATCGACGTCGCGCTGGCGACCTACCGGGCGGCGCTCGAGAAGGTCACAACTGCTGAGACCCTCGTCGCGCAGTCGCAGAAGCAGGAACGCCTGACGAAAGCCTCGTTCGACGCTGGCGATCTTTCCCGGCTTGATTTGAGTGTCATCCAACTTCAGCTCGCCGTCATTCAACTGGCGCGGCTCGACGCGCTTGTCAAGACCCATCAAGCGCTGGGGCGGCTGGAAGATGCGATCCAGCGACCGACCGACCTGACTGAATGGGTGTCGACCGTGATGCCAAGAGATCCGGGGCAGGTCAGGCAGTGA
- a CDS encoding YncE family protein, whose product MKMFRVALVICLLAIGLVGIQAPLLAADGPYKQLAEIKIGGEGGWDYLSVDSAARRLYVSHAIKVIVIDMDKNTVVGEIAPANGVHGIALAPDLGVGFVSNGRDNTASIVDLKTLQIKSTVKTGQNPDCILYEPGHKEVYTFNGRSNDATVFDAVSGEVKATIKLPGKPEFAQVDVKAGRIYNNIEDANVIVAIDTATHAVVATWPIKPAEGASGLALDLSHHRLYAVTDTLMAVVDSTSGKLLSTFPIGAGPDAAAYDPSTGLIFASNSDSTMTIAKSDAAGKLTLVQTLATPARSRTMTLDPKTHRVYIAAAEYGAPGPPGANGQPGRPAIVAGSFRVIVYEMSAAQAR is encoded by the coding sequence ATGAAAATGTTTCGCGTTGCACTTGTTATCTGCCTGCTGGCGATCGGCCTCGTCGGGATACAGGCCCCGCTGTTGGCGGCCGACGGCCCCTACAAGCAGCTTGCTGAGATCAAGATCGGCGGCGAAGGCGGCTGGGATTACCTCTCGGTCGATTCTGCTGCGCGCCGGCTCTATGTCTCGCACGCGATCAAGGTCATCGTCATTGACATGGACAAGAACACGGTCGTCGGCGAGATCGCCCCGGCCAACGGCGTTCATGGCATCGCGCTGGCCCCGGACCTCGGCGTCGGCTTCGTCAGCAACGGCCGCGACAATACGGCCAGCATCGTCGATCTCAAGACGCTGCAGATCAAGTCGACCGTCAAGACCGGCCAGAATCCTGACTGCATTCTCTACGAGCCGGGCCACAAGGAGGTCTACACGTTCAACGGCCGCAGCAATGACGCGACCGTGTTCGACGCCGTGTCGGGCGAGGTGAAGGCCACTATCAAGCTGCCCGGCAAGCCCGAGTTCGCGCAGGTGGACGTAAAGGCCGGACGCATCTACAACAATATCGAGGATGCGAACGTCATTGTCGCCATCGACACGGCCACGCACGCCGTTGTGGCGACGTGGCCGATTAAGCCGGCCGAAGGCGCGTCGGGGCTGGCTCTTGACCTGTCCCACCACCGTCTCTACGCGGTGACCGACACGCTGATGGCCGTGGTGGACAGCACCAGCGGTAAGCTGCTGTCGACGTTCCCGATTGGCGCCGGTCCGGATGCGGCGGCGTACGATCCGTCCACGGGGCTGATCTTCGCGTCCAACAGCGACAGCACGATGACGATCGCGAAATCGGACGCGGCGGGAAAGCTCACGCTCGTGCAGACGCTCGCGACGCCGGCACGGTCACGAACGATGACGCTCGATCCGAAGACGCATCGCGTGTATATTGCGGCTGCCGAGTACGGAGCGCCAGGCCCTCCGGGTGCGAACGGCCAGCCGGGTCGGCCGGCGATCGTGGCCGGATCGTTCAGGGTCATCGTTTACGAGATGTCCGCAGCGCAGGCCAGGTAA
- a CDS encoding response regulator transcription factor — MRILTIEDDRHMAGLLQKGLTEEGHTVALGRTGPEGLALAESGSFDVIVLDVMLPGIDGYEVARRLRSARNRTPILMLTARDATSDVVKGLDAGADDYLTKPFSFDELLARVRAVARRGPIVQGVSLRVGDLTLDPSTRDVVREGEPLTLTRTEYSLLEFLMRRAGHVVARDALIDGVWGYDREIEANTLDAFVRLLRQKVDGGDRPRLIHTVRGVGYCVREEPLA; from the coding sequence ATGCGAATACTGACGATCGAAGACGACCGGCACATGGCGGGGCTGCTCCAGAAGGGGCTCACCGAAGAGGGCCATACGGTGGCCCTCGGCAGGACGGGTCCCGAGGGACTGGCTCTGGCCGAGAGCGGATCGTTCGACGTCATCGTTCTGGACGTGATGTTGCCGGGGATTGATGGCTACGAGGTCGCGCGACGGCTGCGCAGCGCCCGTAACCGCACGCCGATCCTGATGTTGACGGCGCGCGACGCCACCTCGGACGTCGTGAAAGGGCTTGATGCGGGCGCCGACGACTATCTGACGAAGCCATTCTCGTTCGACGAACTGCTGGCCCGCGTCCGAGCCGTTGCCAGGCGCGGCCCGATCGTCCAGGGCGTCAGCCTCCGCGTGGGCGATCTCACGCTCGATCCTTCCACGCGTGACGTCGTCCGCGAGGGCGAACCCCTGACGCTGACGCGCACGGAGTACAGCCTGCTCGAGTTCCTCATGCGGCGCGCCGGCCACGTCGTGGCGAGAGACGCCCTGATCGATGGCGTGTGGGGCTACGACCGGGAGATCGAAGCCAACACGCTCGACGCGTTCGTGCGACTGCTGCGCCAGAAGGTCGACGGCGGCGACCGACCCCGGCTGATTCACACCGTTCGCGGCGTCGGGTACTGCGTGCGCGAGGAGCCGCTCGCATGA